In a genomic window of Gadus chalcogrammus isolate NIFS_2021 chromosome 17, NIFS_Gcha_1.0, whole genome shotgun sequence:
- the LOC130370340 gene encoding transmembrane protein 88-like, with the protein MSMSGTLEKGAHHQNLDLSEEVPPHHHYHHQQLQHHQQQQLAQLGHHQHHQHSNSLASTTAVGMGGGSETPPPRVVVPPPYSAAESGGGGGSDAPLELRGSLDCWACSVLVTAQNLLIAAINACLAGVVFGTILTPATTMVAFGFLCHSTVRPHGTSRYCSDLLSDGGCVALLVVGFLLVTPLLVLALAAYCRLARHLQLGLCFIPYSRAVYKNLPATQHRGLAPGCCCPGGGPRGGSASGKGKVWV; encoded by the exons ATGAGTATGTCTGGTACTCTGGAGAAGGGGGCTCACCACCAGAACCTGGACCTGTCTGAGGAGGTGCCCCcgcaccaccactaccaccaccagcagctccagcaccaccagcagcagcaactgGCCCAACTcggccaccaccagcaccaccagcactccAACTCCCTGGCCTCCACCACCGCCGTGGGCATGGGCGGAGGCTCAGAGACGCCGCCACCGCGCGTGGTGGTGCCTCCGCCCTACTCCGCCGCTGAgagcggtggtggaggagggagcgaCGCCCCGCTGGAGCTGCGCGGCTCTCTGGACTGCTGGGCGTGCTCCGTGCTGGTGACGGCCCAGAACCTGCTGATCGCGGCCATCAACGCCTGCCTGGCCGGGGTGGTGTTTGGCACCATCCTGACGCCCGCCACCACCATGGTGGCGTTCGGCTTCCTCTGCCATTCCACG gtgcgCCCCCACGGGACCTCCCGCTACTGCTCCGACCTGCTGTCTGACGGGGGCTGCGTGGCCCTGCTGGTGGTGGGCTTCCTGCTCGTCACCCCGCTGCTGGTGCTGGCCCTGGCCGCCTACTGCCGCCTGGCCCGCCACCTCCAGCTGGGCCTCTGCTTCATCCCCTACAGCCGCGCCGTCTACAAGAACCTGCCCGCCACACAGCACCGCGGCCTGGCCCCCGGCTGCTGCTGCCCGGGGGGGGGCCCGCGGGGGGGCTCTGCCAGCGGGAAGGGGAAGGTGTGGGTGTAG
- the LOC130370345 gene encoding protein SREK1IP1-like codes for MGFSTRYNVGLPPRQYRERTKDKSRERARERDGETKKKHSHSKNHEERKERKKQEREKRADMAFSSSSSPALSSHAGSGHRKRHKEGKSHKEKGRRILGDLDLQSKEQREKNRSHDKKKQRKDTTAGSASEGEPGEWKSRGEAPSSSSSSSPSRLDPEAETSRGPCIAVGLPPRQYMKL; via the coding sequence atggggttttcaactcgttacaatgtaggcctccctccacggcaatataggGAGAGGACCAAGGACAAGAGCCGAGagcgggcgagggagagggacggggagaCGAAGAAGAAGCACAGCCACAGCAAGAACCACGAGGAGCgcaaggagaggaagaagcagGAGCGGGAGAAGAGGGCCGAtatggccttctcctcctcctcctcccccgccctgtCCTCCCACGCCGGCTCCGGCCACCGCAAGCGCCACAAGGAGGGCAAGAGCCACAAGGAGAAGGGCCGGCGGATCCTCGGAGACCTGGACCTCCAGAGCAAGGAGCAGCGCGAGAAGAACCGCTCGCACGACAAGAAGAAGCAACGCAAGGACACGACGGCCGGCTCCGCCAGCGAGGGGGAGCCCGGCGAGTGGAAGTCCAGGGGCGAggcgccctcctcctcttcctcctcgtcgccGAGCCGCCTGGACCCCGAGGCGGAGACGTCCAGGGGTCCATGTATTGCCGTAGGcctccctccacggcaatatatgaagctatga